The nucleotide sequence ATCAGCATTATTAGTCCATTCCCCTCTCTTCACTGCTTCACTATGCTCCCAGACATGATGACAAATCTCAAGCAGTAAAGCAAAAACCATCTGTGCCACAGCCGTAGTACCATATGTAGGGACATTAGTTACTGGAATCCCCCTCTCCCGCGCCGCATCAATATCAACTACATCATATCCCGTCGCTAGTACTCCTACCCATTTAATATTAGGCGCCTTATAAAAAGTCTCGCGAGTTAATGGCGTCTTATTAGTATAAACTATCTCTGCATCCCCTATTCTCTCTAATACTTTTTCTCTAGGTGTACGATCATATACCGTAAGTTCCCCTAGTTTTTCTAACTCACCCCATGATAAGTCCCCTGGATTGAGCGTATAACCATCAAGTACTACTATTTTCATTTTGTTATTACCCCTCCTCGTATAATAGTGTACGCTCTCGAAAAGTCTGAGAGCTTTATTTTAGCTTGTTTGCAGGTTCGGTCTTGGGACTTCACCCCATACTTATTCTGCAAGGTTGCTCTACAAAATCGATCGTTGTGCCTATGTTGCTCAGCTACTTTTCGAGAGTATTCAATAGTGTTTATAAACAACAAATCAATTAACCTTTAGGCCATTTATTTTACCAGTTATTTACTGGTAATTAACTCATTATATCTTACTTCCCATTCAAAGCTCGCTGCAAGCTTTTGAATGGCACTTCAACCCTAATCCATATACTTCACCTATCACAAACGGTGGTATATGGCACCGTCTCCCATAGGCGGCAAAAAAACTCTTTACTTTTGGGATAACCTGTAGCATGATTATCTGGTAAAGATATCTGTATCTGGGACAGGCTTTTGCCCCCCTTGCAGCTCGACTGCTCAATAAAGTGTGGTCCCTACACCAGGTTTGCCACATCTAAACTCGAATTCTGCTTTGTCGTAGTACAGGTTCTCGGCAGCAGGAGACTAAAGCCTGTATTGCTAAGAGCTAATAACGCGAGGCTGTTATATAACCTGGTTGCTAGGGTTATCCCAAATATCCTTTACCTTATCACTCCCCTTGGAAAGGAGGTGTTAAATGTGAATAAACTATTTGTAGGCCTTGACCTCAGCCTTAAGGACTACAAGGTATCTATCATTGACCAGAATTGAACTGAAATCGTCAAACCTTTCTCAGTTACCAATGACCAAGTTGGGGCTAACATCCTCATAGATACTATACTCAGGTGCTGTAAGGCTTTAGCTGTTGATACCCTCTTCATCGGCCTTGAATCTACTTCAGTGTATGGCTGGCATATACAGCATCTACTAGCTGATTCCCCTCAGCTTAAGCCTTATCACCCTCACATTATCTGCTTTAACCCTAAACTCATTGAAAACTTCAAGAAATCCCTGGGCAATCTCCCTAAAAATGATTGGGTGGATGCCAACACCATCGCAGAAAGACTCCGTTTCGGCAGACTCCCCAAGTCTTGCCCTGTGGATTTTAGATACCTTGCTCTCCAAAGGCTTACTCGCTACAGGTATCACCTTGTGGAAAACCTGGCTCGGGAAAAATCCTACTACCTGAGCAACCTGTTCCTTAAATTCAGTGCTATGTGCCAGGACAAGGTTTTCTCTAACAACTTCGGGGCCTCCGCTACAGAACTGTTCCATGAGTTTCTTACCGTAGAGGATATTGCGACTCGATCGCTTGATGAACTCATTGATTTTATCATGGAACACGGTAAAAAGCATTTTGAATGTCCACAGGCCACCGCTAAAGCTTTAAAAGAGGCAGCTGCAAAATCTTACAGGCTTAATGCTTCTGTGGATAACTCTCTAAGCTTTGTGCTCAAATCCTGCCTTGAAAACATAAAGGCTCTGGAAAAGCAGATCAAAGCTGTGGATAAAGCCATTGAAAAGGAGCTGCCACTTTTTAAAAACGAGTTCCTGTGCTTAACTTCAGTCAAAGGTATTGGCCCCGTCCTGGCTGCTGGCTTTATATCGGAAATAGGGGGCATTTCTCGCTTCGAGAACGATAACGCTTTGGCCAAATTTGCAGGTCTGTATTGGTCTGAATACCAGTCTGGAGAGTTTACTGCTGATGATACATTCATCAAAAAGACTGGAAACCACTACCTCAGATACTACTTTATACAGGCCGCAGAGCAGCTCAGGAAGTATTTACCCGAATTTGCCCAGTATTACTCTCGCAAGTACAACGAAAGCAAGACCCATCATCACAAGAGGGCTTTAGTGCTTACAGCCCGTAAGGCGGTAAGGTTAGTCTTCGCTCTGCTGCGCGATGAAAAACTTTACAATCCATCCGCCAGGAAAGGAGATGTTAGTTTAAGCTAAGGCCGATTTCCTAATTTACATTTATGTTAATTATTACCATGCCGCCTAGGTGATGGTTAGCTTTGCTATGCCCTTTTTTGGGTTTAAATAGCTAAAAAATTTTCAACTTTTTTCGAATCCCCCCTTGACATATTACCGAATTACTTTAATCTAGGCTATTTTCCGTATTTATATCTATCTTATAACCTTGCCCATGCCTCATTTAACACCCTCTTCGCATTTGCTATTACTATGTCAGGGTCTTCATCTTTCCAAGGCTTAACTTCAAAACTTACAATAGGGGGATTATCAGGATTCAAAAAACCAACTTCCATTAAAACTCTTAAATATTCCATCACTTCTTCTACATCATTCTCACTGTTTGGAAAACCAAACCTTGGATGAGTATCGCCATATGCTTCAAAGGAAGGATCTGCAACTACCGCATTACCTATATGAGCATGTACTATATACTCCTTTATAGGGACTATGGCTTCTCTTGCACTTTCCCTTAAAAGAGGTAAATGGCTTAAATCCACCATAAGCCCAAAATTGTCATATTCCTTCCTTATTTCCTCCGCAAATTTCTTTGCCAATCCTACCGGACCTATTAAGCTCTTTTTATCAATATCCCAATCAAATACTTCGAGTACTATTCTCAAATCACCTTTTGATTTGGCATAAGCACAAAGCTCCTTTGTTGATTCAACTAAAGCTGCAAAAGCTTCCTCTTTCTTATCCTCTTCATACCTACCGCTCAAAAATGCAAAACCCTTAGCACCCATGTAATATGCTTCATCAATACCCTCTTTTAAATTCTCTATCGCTCTTCTTCTCTCTACTTCATTGAGATGATTTATATTCATACCTGTTGTTAATAACCTAGGTGAAGCCCCATAAGCTACAGCCATATGAGAGGCTTCAAGCATTTTTTTCACTTCATCTCTTACCTTTGAATCTTTTATCCAGCTAATTTCAATGGCATTAAAATATTCATCCAATACTATTTTCTTTATTGTCTCTATAATAGGGCCTTCCCCCTTCATAGTCTCAGGATAAGCCATAAAATGTATAATCCCTACTCGCATATATTTATACATCGACTCCTTCATTTAAACCACCTCCCTGATATTTCTTTCCCTATAGATTGATTTTTTAAAATTCTTATTTTAGTCCTAAGTTTTTCTTCATACTCTCAATATTATTTTTAACAGCGGTTTCTGCTTTTTCTTTATCTTTATTTCGAATCGCTTCTAAAATTTTCTTATGATCTTCCAAGGCATTTATATTTTTACCAATCTTATCTTCATACATCTCCAATTTTCTTACAATTTGCATAAACTCCTCTATAATGTAAACAAAATCAATTAATTTTTTATTACCAGTAATTTCAACAATTTTTTTATGGAACATACTATCAAGTATGTTACAATTTTCGTATTCTCCAACATTAAGAGATTCTTCGAATTTTTTAACAAGTTGTTCTAATTCCTTTAGCTGAGCTCTTGTTATTTTCTCAATACACTTTCTCACTGCCAACTTTTCCAACGCTTCTCTTACATCAAGAAGATCTGAAATAACATCAGGCGTAAAATCGATAAAAAATAGCCCTTTTCTAGGTATATCTCTTATAAACCCTTCTGCCACTAACTGTCTTACAGCTTCTCTTACTGGAGTTCGACTAACCGACATCTCTTCAGCCAATATATCTTCTCTAATACGACTTCCGGGTTCTATTTCTAGATTGAGCAATTTCTCTTTTATAACTCTGTAAGTAATCTCTTTAAGACTTAAAGGCTTAAAACCTCTTTTAGTAATATTATTAGTAATATTATTAGAAGTTACTTCCTGCATCTTTTGACGCATTCTACTTCTCCTTCCCCTTTTATTTATTTTTTGGCATACACATATGTTTAAATTTTATTCAAATTCTCCTCTTGCTAATCTAACATGTGATTCTGCCATTTCGTACTCTGCAGCTTGTGCGCATGATGTATTTAACTCTAATGCAGTAACAGCAGCTGCAGCAATTTCTGCTAATCTCATTACACTAGTATTCTCATCTATAGAATTCCCTCGTTTACCACATCCTATCAAATTTAAAGCTTCCCTTGCAGTCCCAAATTGCGTACCTCCACCAAACGCAGCTAATTCAATACATGGCAAACTTACCATAAAGTGGAGACTTCCATCATCGGTTGCCTCTGCTTGCACAAAGCAACTGGCCGAAGTAATTACTTGAGCTAAATCTTGACCTGTAGCGGCAAAAAACGCAGCGACAACATTAGCAGCATTAACATTAAAACCAGAAATCGTTCCACTCAACGCCGCCCCTAAATAACATTTATGAAAAACCACCTGTTCTACCTTTTTGGCAGTAACTCCTTTCTTAAACACGCTTTCCAACACATTTTTAGGGATAAAAACTTCTGTCTGCACAGACTTTCCTCGTCCTGTTAACACGTTAATATGAGCCGATTTTTTATCAGTGCATAAATTACTGCTAATAGTAATTAAACGCCATCCTTTTAGTCGTTCTAACAATGCTTTAGTAATATCTGCTGATGCTTTTGTAACACCATTCATTCCCATGGCATCACCTGTCTTAAAAAACATCCTCAAAAACACTTTAGTCCCCAGTTGATATGGTTCTATATATTCTAACCTTACAAAAGGATCTTTTACATACTTACCCAATTCCATAAGTAATTCCTTATTCTCTTTTACCTCTCGACACAACCATTGAGCTTGATATATATCCGGGGCTTCAATTAATGGAGCTCTTGCCATTCCGTCAAAATGAACCAGTGTGTTTATTCCCCCTGCCAAATTAATTGCTTTAATACCTCGCTGTACACCTGCAAGCAAAGCCGCCTCATTAGTCGCTAAAGGAATATATACTTCCTCATCATTTACATATTTCCCTTTTATTCTTATGGGGCCTGCAATCCCCATAGGAATTATTGCTCCTCCCACCTTTAATTCGATTCCCGGTAATATATATTTGCCTGAAACAATATTGCATGTATCAATATGAGCTTTTTTTATAGTTTCTAATGAGACACCCGTTCTCTCTTCTATTACTTCACACCGTATTACTTCAGCATCACGACAAGCATCTTTTACCTTACATGCTTCTGAGTTGTACACTTCCTTAAATATTATCATCTCTAGATCTTGCTGCTTAATTTTTCCCGATTTAAGTTGTTCTTTAATCTTCTCTAATTTTTCGTTATTCATAACATCCACCCTTCCCATTTTCAGCTTTGTTATATTATTATAAGACATATTAGCTATAAATGAGCAAATTTTCTGGTAATTAATTACCATTACTTAATTTATGAAGTGTTTTATCCTCTCATTTTGTATTCTGGAAAGCTTTATATCTCCCAGAAATACAGGATGGAAATTTACTGGAAGCATTTTTGCTCATTTATAGATATTAGTTATTAATTGGTAATACATGAGTTACAAATTGATTTGGCAAACCTTCCACACTCTTTTATTAAATTCAGATCAATGCCTGTCTTTATACCCATACGGTTAAACATCTCCACCAATATTTCAGTAGCTACATTTCCTGTAGCACCAGGTGCATAAGGGCACCCCCCCAATCCCCCTGCTGCGCCATCGAACACTGGTACTCCTGCTTGTAGTGAGGCTAGAATATTTGCAAATTCCATTCCATCCGCTTGATGATAATGTACTGCTAATGTTGCATGTTTTAATCGTTTAAAAAGCTTTTTTGGTAGTTCAAAAGCTTTTATAGGATTTGCCATACCTGTAGTATCTCCTAAAGAAATTTCGTAAGAGCCACTTTCTTCTAAAGCTAAAGCAATGTCTATAACTTTTTCTTCTGGAACATCTCCTTCTATTGGACACCCGAAAGCAGTAGCTATATAAGACCTAACTCTCACATTATTTTCAGAAGCAATACGGTTAATCTCCTCTATTTCTTTTAACGACTGTGATATACTTCTGTTTACATTTTTTTTGTTATGACTTTCACTCGCGCTTATAATAGTAACAACTTCCTGTAATCCCGCTTCTAAAGCTAGTTCTAGACCTTTTAAATTTGGAATAAGAGCACTGTATACCACACCTTCTCTTCTTTCAATTCTAGCACAAACCTCTTTGGCGTCTCTCATCTGTGGAACCCATTTAGGATTAACAAAGGAAGTAACCTCTATTTTTTTGCAACCAGCAGCTAC is from Caldicoprobacter guelmensis and encodes:
- a CDS encoding sugar phosphate isomerase/epimerase family protein, with the protein product MKESMYKYMRVGIIHFMAYPETMKGEGPIIETIKKIVLDEYFNAIEISWIKDSKVRDEVKKMLEASHMAVAYGASPRLLTTGMNINHLNEVERRRAIENLKEGIDEAYYMGAKGFAFLSGRYEEDKKEEAFAALVESTKELCAYAKSKGDLRIVLEVFDWDIDKKSLIGPVGLAKKFAEEIRKEYDNFGLMVDLSHLPLLRESAREAIVPIKEYIVHAHIGNAVVADPSFEAYGDTHPRFGFPNSENDVEEVMEYLRVLMEVGFLNPDNPPIVSFEVKPWKDEDPDIVIANAKRVLNEAWARL
- a CDS encoding GntR family transcriptional regulator: MRQKMQEVTSNNITNNITKRGFKPLSLKEITYRVIKEKLLNLEIEPGSRIREDILAEEMSVSRTPVREAVRQLVAEGFIRDIPRKGLFFIDFTPDVISDLLDVREALEKLAVRKCIEKITRAQLKELEQLVKKFEESLNVGEYENCNILDSMFHKKIVEITGNKKLIDFVYIIEEFMQIVRKLEMYEDKIGKNINALEDHKKILEAIRNKDKEKAETAVKNNIESMKKNLGLK
- a CDS encoding hydroxymethylglutaryl-CoA lyase; protein product: MDKLSFPTEVVIFEVGPRDGLQNQREFIPTDKKVELINKLVAAGCKKIEVTSFVNPKWVPQMRDAKEVCARIERREGVVYSALIPNLKGLELALEAGLQEVVTIISASESHNKKNVNRSISQSLKEIEEINRIASENNVRVRSYIATAFGCPIEGDVPEEKVIDIALALEESGSYEISLGDTTGMANPIKAFELPKKLFKRLKHATLAVHYHQADGMEFANILASLQAGVPVFDGAAGGLGGCPYAPGATGNVATEILVEMFNRMGIKTGIDLNLIKECGRFAKSICNSCITN